AGCCCCGTCCAAGCAAGGCAAATCACGTCCTGCGTTTCCTCAGAAGGTTGTTCTCTTGGGGGATGCGATTCGGGCTTTGCGCCCACAATCCTGCCAAGGGCGTGCGGCAGGCGAGGGAGCTGGCCGAGCATAAAATGCCGGAGTCCGATGCGTTTGCCACGATTTTAGACTTCGCTCGCCAGCGCGGCCGGCTCAAGGCACACAGCCTTGGCAGCGTCTCTCCCTACTTACATGCGGTGATGCAATTGGCTTACAACCTGCGACTTCGTGGGGTTGAGGTCACCGAACTCACTGACGCACATGCTGACGAGGTCGGGATCCGGAGCAACCGGCGCAAAGGCTCTCGGGACAACATCACCACGTGGAATGACGAATTGAGGGAGGCTTGGCAGTGGCTGGTCGGCTATCGGAAAGATGCAATGTCGGCGCGCGGCCGCCCCGTGGAGCTGAAGCCCGAAAAACGTCGCCTTCTGGTCAATCAGTCAGGTACACCCCTAAGTAAAGGGGCGCTGGACAGCGCATGGCAGCGGATGATGCAGATGGCGATTCGAGAGAAGGTCATCAGGGAAGATCAGCGCTTCTCGCTGCACGGTCTCAAGCATCGCGGCATCACCGATACGGTTGGGAACCGCGCCGACAAGCAAGACGCCGCTGGGCACAAGTCGCCTCATATGACTCAACGTTACGACCACCAGGTGCCCGTCGTGAGTCCGCCGAAAAAGCAGTGACCGCACAGCGCTGCAGTTGCCGAACTCGTGGCTGCAGCGCGACTCAGTGGGGCCGTGGAACAATGAAATTCAGTTTTTTTTTTCAACAATTTTTCCAAACGCACAAAAAAGGCGCCATCGGCGCCATCTAAGTCATTGAATTTATTGGTGGGCCGTGATGGATTCGAACCATCGACCAAAAGATTAAAAGTCTTCTGCTCTACCGACTGAGCTAACGGCCCACTGCCCGACTGTGCGCCGGGGTGCGCATTCTACCCTACACCGGCGTCAAGACGAAATCGCGTAATGCGTCGGGTCCGGCACGCCGGCGTCGGCAAAGCCGGCTGCGCGCAGACGACAGGCATCGCAATGGCCGCAGGCACGTCCGTCGGCGTCGGCGTTGTAGCACGAGACGGTGAGGCCGAAGTCCACGCCCAGGCGAACGCCCGCACGCACGATGTCGGCCTTGCTGAGGAACTGCAGCGGCGCATGCACGCGCAGGCCCGCGCCTTCCACGCCGGCCTTGGTGGCCAGATTCGCCAGCACCTCGAAGGCACGCACGAACTCTGGCCGGCAGTCCGGGTAGCCGGAATAGTCGACCGCGTTGACGCCGCAGAACAGGTCGTTGGCGCCGACCACTTCGGCCCAACCCAGGGCAAGCGACAACATGATGGTGTTGCGCGCCGGCACGTAGGTGACCGGGATTCCCGCGCCTCCTGCCTCCGGCACGTCGATGTCAGCGGTCAGCGCCGAGCCACCGATGCTGCGCAGGTCAACGTCCACCACCTTGTGCGCCACCACGCCCTGCGCGGCGGCGACGCGCGCCGCCGCGTCCAGCTCGGAGGTATGGCGCTGCCCATAGCGCACGCTCAACGCATGCACCGCGAAGCCCTGCTCTTGCGCAAGCGCGATAACGGCGGCGGAATCCATGCCCCCGGACAACAGAACAACGGCTTTTTTCATGACGGATCAGGCAGTAGACAACAGAAGCGGAAAGGCTAGCAGGGTCGGTCGGTGAGGCGGTAGCGCAGCGCATAAGGCAAAAGACTTTTCATCTTCTGCGCCTGACGCACCGGCGCAAGCAACACACCACACACCGCGGCGCTCACCTCAACTCAATCCGCGCCTCCACATGCACCGCAGCGGTACGGCCGGCGTTTCAGCGGCCCGGTTCGTCGTCCCAGAGGATCTTGTGCAGCTGCATCTGGAAACGCACCGGCAGCCGGTCGGCGACAATCCAGTCGGCCAACTCGCGCGCGCTCACCTGCCCCTTGCTGGGCGAAAACCATACCGTGCACCGCCGATCCAGCGCCTGCGTGGCGACCACATCGCGCGACCATTCGTAGTCGGCGCGACTGCAGATGACGAACTTGATCTGGTCGCGCGCGGTCAGCAACGGAAGGTTGTCCCAGCGGTTGCGGTGGTC
The nucleotide sequence above comes from Xanthomonas campestris pv. campestris str. ATCC 33913. Encoded proteins:
- a CDS encoding tyrosine-type recombinase/integrase, producing the protein MGRGRKRKFNPAIPSHVDQQALPQGLYWESNRWFMYEPHKEGGRLTKRTVALASARLSELHAIVEAARGGSAQGTLAYLCDHFLGTPPIAASSEFKELAAGTQKDYRQCAAAACSYVLKDGSTLGKMQVARMNIPMIQRLVETLANGRSASASQPLIEPRPSKANHVLRFLRRLFSWGMRFGLCAHNPAKGVRQARELAEHKMPESDAFATILDFARQRGRLKAHSLGSVSPYLHAVMQLAYNLRLRGVEVTELTDAHADEVGIRSNRRKGSRDNITTWNDELREAWQWLVGYRKDAMSARGRPVELKPEKRRLLVNQSGTPLSKGALDSAWQRMMQMAIREKVIREDQRFSLHGLKHRGITDTVGNRADKQDAAGHKSPHMTQRYDHQVPVVSPPKKQ
- the queC gene encoding 7-cyano-7-deazaguanine synthase QueC yields the protein MKKAVVLLSGGMDSAAVIALAQEQGFAVHALSVRYGQRHTSELDAAARVAAAQGVVAHKVVDVDLRSIGGSALTADIDVPEAGGAGIPVTYVPARNTIMLSLALGWAEVVGANDLFCGVNAVDYSGYPDCRPEFVRAFEVLANLATKAGVEGAGLRVHAPLQFLSKADIVRAGVRLGVDFGLTVSCYNADADGRACGHCDACRLRAAGFADAGVPDPTHYAISS